A DNA window from Elusimicrobiota bacterium contains the following coding sequences:
- a CDS encoding HEAT repeat domain-containing protein, with the protein MKRIILMIVMVVSGISICWLAMWGEIMTEAVTNQQGTDPKIEEFIKTMDGYVFSQVVFSDLIIVGQVDKIEKLDIPLFTAKTILYKTKVEIKETLKGNFNNKHITIFWAPEDWGLGWKLTPVVGEETIFFIDLNTERVYIPYFITSHWPENVKFHQIHKRWAQDSVRIETEPFPRVNKDTIMKYLELLNMARQSEKIMNILKEKFKRGMKNVTNEIERVKYVAGLCSVMDKNDIQYLINFLHDRIGKEGSLSSAIIMWELGIRKCEEVIETLKKWNKLSKHTSCDAGKIALLQIGTNEAMRAFIEIVKRDKLSLFTPWYIYMSTDAVIKPIIDYLDNIDIKDYSSNELNFIELLGHTRNKEAKELLRKLLNKNPEFSTTILSALYMCGEKEMKDIMLNMLNEKSSPDRKKMMAMHYLLLEFNDARSIPFIEKVMEDGNEKENIRSAKSILRQYRIKESVKHFIIGK; encoded by the coding sequence ATGAAAAGAATAATTTTAATGATTGTGATGGTGGTAAGTGGTATCAGTATATGCTGGTTGGCAATGTGGGGAGAAATTATGACAGAAGCTGTAACTAATCAGCAAGGTACTGACCCAAAAATCGAAGAATTTATAAAAACAATGGATGGTTATGTGTTTTCACAGGTAGTATTTTCCGATTTAATAATTGTAGGACAAGTTGATAAGATAGAAAAACTTGATATTCCACTTTTTACTGCAAAAACCATATTATACAAAACAAAAGTAGAAATCAAAGAGACATTAAAAGGTAATTTTAATAACAAGCACATAACTATTTTTTGGGCTCCAGAGGATTGGGGTCTCGGTTGGAAACTTACCCCAGTTGTTGGAGAAGAAACTATTTTTTTCATAGATTTGAACACAGAGCGTGTTTATATACCGTATTTCATCACATCACATTGGCCCGAAAATGTAAAGTTTCATCAAATTCATAAGCGATGGGCACAAGATAGTGTGCGGATTGAAACAGAACCATTTCCTAGAGTTAATAAAGATACGATAATGAAATATTTAGAGTTACTTAATATGGCAAGGCAATCAGAAAAAATAATGAATATATTAAAAGAAAAGTTTAAGAGAGGAATGAAAAATGTAACAAACGAGATTGAAAGAGTAAAGTATGTAGCAGGTTTGTGTTCAGTAATGGATAAGAATGACATTCAATACTTAATTAACTTTTTACATGACCGTATAGGAAAAGAAGGTTCATTAAGTTCGGCTATTATAATGTGGGAATTAGGAATTAGAAAATGTGAGGAAGTGATTGAAACCCTGAAAAAATGGAATAAGCTAAGTAAACATACTAGCTGTGATGCCGGAAAGATTGCTTTATTACAAATAGGAACTAATGAAGCAATGAGAGCTTTTATTGAAATAGTAAAAAGGGATAAACTGTCTCTTTTTACTCCGTGGTATATTTATATGAGCACCGACGCAGTAATTAAACCCATAATAGATTATTTAGATAATATAGATATTAAAGATTATTCTTCTAATGAATTAAATTTCATAGAATTATTAGGTCATACTAGAAATAAAGAAGCTAAAGAATTATTGCGAAAATTACTCAATAAAAACCCGGAATTTTCGACGACAATATTAAGTGCATTATATATGTGTGGTGAAAAAGAAATGAAAGATATTATGTTAAATATGTTAAACGAAAAGTCATCACCCGATAGAAAAAAGATGATGGCAATGCATTATTTGCTTTTAGAATTTAATGATGCTAGATCTATTCCATTTATTGAAAAAGTAATGGAAGATGGCAACGAAAAAGAAAATATACGGTCTGCAAAAAGTATATTGCGCCAATATAGAATAAAGGAATCTGTAAAGCATTTTATTATTGGTAAATAG